In Corallococcus macrosporus, one DNA window encodes the following:
- a CDS encoding sterol desaturase family protein → MEILLAPARRIDLGKRAGVTGGLLGVLCVIAEFCFLFPHVLVSNDGRAFYVEHLEVFRGILQVSIVATFLLGTFSVLTLRSKAHGGIAMVLAMVALLLGGSEAEPLTHTPRAMSAGLDFFALDLLVLGLVFIPMERLWGLHEQKIFRKGWQTDLKHFFVSHVGVQLISFAVLIPVQVFLSWAVKLDFQAHVAAQPIWLQFFEILLVIDLVSYWVHRAFHTFGWMWNFHAIHHSPLQMDWLASSRSHLVDTLVNRFAGFVPVFLLGFHPSAIYGYLVFVSFHAVYIHANVNHRWPYLRWIFATPEFHHWHHTSDDEGIDKNFAVFLSFIDVIFGTAHMPAHWPSNYGTTKFQPPETYLGQLAYPFQRHKETPYG, encoded by the coding sequence TTGGAAATCCTTCTTGCTCCCGCCCGGCGCATCGACCTGGGCAAGCGCGCCGGTGTCACGGGCGGGCTGTTGGGCGTGCTCTGCGTCATCGCGGAGTTCTGCTTCCTGTTCCCCCACGTGCTCGTGTCCAACGACGGGCGGGCCTTCTACGTGGAGCACCTGGAGGTCTTCCGAGGCATCCTCCAGGTGTCCATCGTCGCCACCTTCCTGCTGGGCACCTTCAGCGTGCTGACCCTGCGCTCCAAGGCGCACGGCGGCATCGCCATGGTGCTGGCGATGGTGGCGCTGCTCTTGGGCGGCAGCGAGGCGGAGCCCCTGACGCACACGCCGCGCGCGATGAGCGCGGGCCTGGACTTCTTCGCGTTGGACCTGCTGGTGCTCGGGCTGGTGTTCATCCCCATGGAGCGGCTGTGGGGGCTGCACGAGCAGAAGATCTTCCGCAAGGGCTGGCAGACCGACCTCAAGCACTTCTTCGTCAGCCACGTGGGCGTGCAGCTCATCTCCTTCGCGGTGCTCATCCCCGTGCAGGTGTTCCTGTCCTGGGCCGTGAAGCTGGACTTCCAGGCGCACGTGGCCGCGCAGCCCATCTGGCTGCAGTTCTTTGAAATCCTGCTGGTCATCGACCTGGTGAGCTACTGGGTGCACCGGGCCTTCCACACCTTCGGGTGGATGTGGAACTTCCACGCCATCCACCACTCGCCGCTGCAGATGGACTGGCTGGCCAGCTCGCGCAGCCACCTGGTGGACACCCTGGTCAACCGCTTCGCGGGCTTCGTGCCGGTGTTCCTCCTGGGCTTCCACCCGTCCGCCATCTACGGCTACCTCGTCTTCGTGTCCTTCCACGCGGTGTACATCCACGCCAACGTCAACCACCGCTGGCCGTACCTGCGCTGGATCTTCGCGACGCCGGAGTTCCACCACTGGCACCACACCTCGGACGACGAAGGCATCGACAAGAACTTCGCCGTCTTCCTGTCGTTCATCGACGTCATCTTCGGCACGGCGCACATGCCGGCCCACTGGCCCTCGAACTACGGGACCACGAAGTTCCAGCCGCCGGAGACCTACCTGGGGCAGCTGGCGTACCCGTTCCAGCGCCACAAGGAGACCCCCTACGGATAG
- a CDS encoding YybH family protein — MNRMFAGAPVTASDARAGLRQAEQAMSDASAEAGFADFLAEDAVMLVEGAYALRGRQAIQTWLAAHPLEQGGTPRWEPVRWDVSADGTLGYSVGTATVDVDGATRKAVGRYICVWRQQADGQWRVAAMVRNAATAPMMPPAGFSPANTEPGAAARTLSKDAVLEEAKAADRAFSARSVREGMGQAFTAWAAQDAVMLMGDAGLYGHDAIARAYAPFTLEQLDLRWEPVLGDAAASGDLAYTVGRAIWTGKDAQGQPKKDFLKYLTVWRRQADGQWRYVTDGGNSNPGPQGP; from the coding sequence ATGAACCGGATGTTCGCGGGTGCGCCGGTCACGGCGTCGGACGCGCGTGCGGGGCTGCGGCAGGCGGAGCAGGCGATGTCGGACGCGAGCGCGGAGGCTGGCTTCGCGGACTTCCTGGCGGAGGACGCGGTGATGCTGGTGGAGGGTGCGTACGCGCTGAGGGGAAGGCAGGCCATCCAGACGTGGCTGGCCGCGCACCCGCTGGAGCAGGGCGGCACGCCGCGGTGGGAGCCGGTGCGCTGGGACGTGAGCGCGGACGGGACGCTGGGCTATTCGGTGGGCACCGCGACGGTGGACGTGGACGGGGCGACGCGGAAGGCGGTGGGACGCTACATCTGCGTGTGGAGGCAGCAGGCGGATGGCCAGTGGCGCGTGGCCGCCATGGTGCGCAACGCCGCCACGGCGCCCATGATGCCGCCCGCGGGCTTCTCGCCAGCGAACACGGAGCCCGGGGCCGCGGCGCGCACGCTGTCGAAGGACGCGGTGCTGGAGGAGGCGAAGGCGGCGGACCGCGCCTTCTCCGCGCGGTCCGTGCGGGAGGGCATGGGCCAGGCGTTCACGGCCTGGGCGGCGCAAGACGCGGTGATGCTGATGGGCGACGCGGGCCTGTACGGCCACGACGCCATCGCCAGGGCCTACGCGCCGTTCACGCTGGAGCAGCTCGACCTGCGCTGGGAGCCGGTGCTGGGCGACGCGGCGGCGTCCGGGGACCTGGCGTACACGGTGGGCCGCGCCATCTGGACGGGCAAGGACGCGCAGGGTCAGCCGAAGAAGGACTTCTTGAAGTACCTCACCGTGTGGCGCCGGCAGGCGGATGGCCAGTGGCGCTACGTCACCGACGGCGGCAACTCCAACCCCGGCCCCCAGGGCCCCTGA
- a CDS encoding DHHA1 domain-containing protein, giving the protein MNLYDAQTVDSCTWPDTPEGQRARDFIVPLVKHGSTAYVTDRTTFQVLALDALRLPLAVNDTEYENSALHSTFSRYITLQMTGVTAEAFGAARAAVMRGAMHSVGALLKAAGINKVVLVDHWLVLRNVHSQPTGEQVDRITAFLAERFPHHAIVFCALNPAGYAPLLNTLVERGYGLLYAAHTRMTLPLQEVSKQVRENRRRDARLLEASGYRVVDGREVPDCEPRLEELYRALNGGKYHTNLQFTQEWYRWTLRQGLLTYKLAVKDGRVDGFYAHHVSQGVLFSPLFGYDLALPQELGLYRGLVFQLMNDALDVGLTIELGPGADPFKSMRGSVPVPRWSAVYTQHLAGPRRLAWRALQRYANDAVRPPTMAMLRKVDGDAVVGFGPPHTPLASPLGQTPLEAALKVREQLDALEAALDAAARLAGDARLQALAPLSQTLHNWPQPMSRVVALRERLTKLEQEARRKPARPAEPQGPTPAEHAQQLLASATRWGDTALVAAHLGEAPAPHLKALVEALRGAAGSVGVVLTATRGDKVVLVTAASAALRGLGLDAGQLMAAAAPCVDGKGGGSPEVAWGGGARTDGVDAALDAARSRVRTHLGVEA; this is encoded by the coding sequence ATGAATCTCTACGACGCGCAGACTGTCGACTCGTGCACCTGGCCGGACACGCCCGAGGGCCAGAGGGCCCGGGACTTCATCGTGCCGCTGGTGAAACACGGCAGCACGGCGTACGTCACCGACCGGACCACCTTCCAGGTGCTGGCGCTGGACGCGCTGCGCCTGCCGCTGGCCGTCAACGACACGGAGTACGAGAACTCCGCGCTGCACTCCACCTTCTCTCGCTACATCACGCTGCAGATGACGGGGGTGACGGCGGAGGCGTTCGGCGCGGCGCGCGCGGCGGTGATGCGCGGCGCCATGCACTCGGTGGGGGCGCTGCTCAAGGCGGCGGGCATCAACAAGGTGGTGCTGGTGGACCACTGGCTGGTGCTGCGCAACGTCCACTCGCAGCCCACCGGTGAGCAGGTGGACCGCATCACCGCGTTCCTGGCGGAGCGGTTCCCACACCACGCCATCGTCTTCTGCGCGCTCAACCCGGCCGGTTACGCGCCGCTGCTCAACACGCTGGTGGAGCGGGGTTACGGGCTGCTCTACGCGGCGCACACGCGCATGACGCTGCCCCTGCAGGAGGTCAGCAAGCAGGTGCGGGAGAACCGGCGGCGCGACGCGCGGCTGCTGGAGGCGTCCGGCTACCGCGTGGTGGACGGGCGCGAGGTGCCGGACTGCGAGCCCCGGCTGGAGGAGCTCTACCGCGCGCTCAACGGCGGCAAGTACCACACCAACCTCCAGTTCACCCAGGAGTGGTACCGCTGGACGCTGCGCCAGGGACTGCTCACCTACAAGCTGGCGGTGAAGGACGGGCGGGTGGATGGCTTCTATGCCCACCACGTCAGCCAGGGCGTCCTCTTCTCCCCGCTGTTCGGCTACGACCTGGCGCTGCCGCAGGAGCTGGGGCTGTACCGGGGGCTGGTGTTCCAGCTCATGAACGACGCGCTGGACGTGGGCCTCACCATCGAGCTGGGGCCGGGCGCGGATCCGTTCAAGAGCATGCGCGGCTCCGTGCCGGTGCCCCGCTGGAGCGCCGTCTACACGCAGCACCTGGCCGGCCCGCGACGGCTCGCCTGGCGCGCGCTCCAGCGCTACGCCAACGACGCCGTGCGGCCGCCCACGATGGCCATGCTGCGCAAGGTGGACGGCGACGCGGTGGTGGGCTTCGGACCGCCCCACACGCCCCTGGCCTCGCCCCTGGGGCAGACGCCGCTGGAGGCGGCGCTCAAGGTGCGCGAGCAGCTGGACGCGCTGGAGGCGGCGCTCGACGCGGCGGCGAGGCTCGCTGGCGATGCGCGCCTCCAGGCCCTGGCCCCGCTGTCGCAGACGCTGCACAACTGGCCCCAGCCCATGTCGCGCGTGGTCGCGCTGCGCGAGCGGCTGACGAAGCTGGAGCAGGAGGCTCGCCGCAAGCCCGCCCGGCCCGCCGAGCCCCAGGGCCCCACCCCGGCGGAGCACGCACAGCAACTGCTGGCGTCCGCCACGCGCTGGGGCGACACCGCGCTGGTCGCCGCGCACCTGGGCGAAGCGCCCGCGCCGCACCTCAAGGCGCTGGTGGAGGCCCTGCGGGGCGCGGCCGGCAGCGTGGGCGTGGTGCTCACCGCCACGCGCGGCGACAAGGTGGTGCTGGTGACGGCCGCGAGCGCGGCGCTGCGCGGCCTGGGCCTGGACGCGGGGCAGCTCATGGCGGCGGCGGCGCCGTGCGTGGACGGCAAGGGGGGCGGCTCGCCGGAGGTGGCCTGGGGCGGGGGCGCGCGCACGGACGGTGTGGACGCGGCGCTGGACGCGGCGCGCAGCCGCGTGCGCACGCACCTGGGCGTCGAGGCCTGA
- a CDS encoding GNAT family N-acetyltransferase, with protein MILYDATTLHTAPFPDTAEGRGLRSFLVPLVQHGPGPWFEDRARMFVLGLDDLLIPLAVTDGTFGNSVLHSVYERFIGSQRKAIRTGNWKPLAGFAASSALWGVGAVMKTLRLDKAVQVDCWPSLRNAGANLTEDQARRLTEFLTTRFPDHAPYFLAVNPVTHAALLNHLKAQGYDFAYMTHTRMMLPFEPELERRVRENRRRDARLLEPSGYRLVDARELSGCAPRLAELYRRLHREKYATNPPISVTYMEEMLAGSLQDVRALVKDGRVDMFYATVVVNGVMYSPVSGYDTSLPQEVGLYRLINNLLMRDAQARGVMLETGGGADPFKTLRGDRPVPRYNAVYLRHLPSWRHTPWRLAMKVGNEQLLPFSRKRLHAVDGEANVVGFDRVPEVFAPTFPTPQEATARQEQALAELEQDLARTEALGGNERVRHLGALHKRLEDEQLPPARVAPLLERWEHLSHGPQADKKEKRKAQRAVRAELARRLLETATTVGDTTVVCHHLGDGLDFQPRTLAEQLRKGTGSIAVALTSTREGTLELVTALAPPLVERGLEARRLLEQMVPPGVASGEGGAELAWTEAVVPADDVSAVLERARAVLHTRLSIPT; from the coding sequence ATGATCCTCTACGACGCGACGACCCTCCACACGGCTCCCTTCCCCGACACGGCGGAAGGGCGCGGCCTGAGGAGCTTCCTCGTCCCGCTGGTCCAGCACGGCCCCGGGCCGTGGTTCGAGGACCGCGCGCGGATGTTCGTGCTGGGGCTGGACGACCTGCTCATCCCGCTGGCCGTCACCGACGGCACCTTCGGCAACTCGGTGCTGCATTCGGTGTATGAGCGCTTCATCGGCAGCCAGCGCAAGGCCATCCGGACCGGGAACTGGAAGCCCCTGGCCGGCTTCGCCGCCAGCAGCGCGCTCTGGGGCGTGGGCGCGGTGATGAAGACGCTGCGCCTGGACAAGGCCGTCCAGGTGGACTGCTGGCCCAGCCTGCGCAACGCGGGCGCGAACCTCACGGAGGACCAGGCGCGGCGGCTGACGGAGTTCCTCACCACGCGCTTCCCGGACCACGCCCCCTACTTCCTCGCGGTGAACCCCGTCACGCACGCGGCCCTGCTCAACCACCTCAAAGCGCAGGGCTACGACTTCGCGTACATGACGCACACGCGGATGATGCTCCCCTTCGAGCCGGAGCTGGAGCGGCGCGTCCGGGAGAACCGGCGGCGCGACGCGCGGCTGCTGGAGCCGTCCGGCTACCGCCTGGTGGACGCCCGGGAGCTCTCCGGCTGCGCGCCCCGGCTGGCGGAGCTGTACCGGCGGCTGCACCGCGAGAAGTACGCCACCAACCCGCCCATCAGCGTCACGTACATGGAGGAGATGCTGGCGGGCTCGCTGCAGGACGTGCGCGCGCTGGTGAAGGACGGCCGCGTGGACATGTTCTACGCCACGGTCGTGGTGAACGGCGTCATGTACTCGCCCGTCTCCGGCTACGACACGTCGCTGCCGCAGGAGGTGGGCCTGTACCGGTTGATCAACAACCTGCTGATGCGCGACGCGCAGGCGCGGGGCGTGATGCTGGAGACCGGCGGCGGCGCGGATCCCTTCAAGACGCTGCGCGGGGACCGGCCGGTGCCGCGCTACAACGCGGTGTACCTGCGCCACCTGCCGTCCTGGCGACATACCCCGTGGCGGCTGGCGATGAAGGTGGGCAACGAGCAGCTGCTGCCCTTCAGCCGCAAGCGCCTGCACGCCGTGGATGGCGAGGCGAACGTCGTGGGCTTCGACCGCGTCCCGGAGGTCTTCGCGCCCACCTTCCCCACGCCCCAGGAGGCCACGGCGCGGCAGGAGCAGGCGCTGGCGGAGCTGGAGCAGGACCTGGCGCGGACGGAGGCCCTGGGCGGCAACGAGCGCGTGCGGCACCTGGGCGCGCTGCACAAGCGCCTGGAGGATGAGCAGCTGCCGCCCGCGCGGGTCGCCCCCCTGCTGGAGCGCTGGGAGCACCTGTCGCACGGGCCCCAGGCCGACAAGAAGGAGAAGCGCAAGGCGCAGCGGGCCGTGCGCGCGGAGCTGGCGCGGCGCCTGCTGGAGACCGCGACCACCGTGGGGGACACCACCGTCGTGTGTCACCACCTGGGGGACGGGCTGGACTTCCAGCCACGCACCCTGGCGGAGCAGCTGCGCAAGGGGACCGGCTCCATCGCGGTGGCGCTGACGTCCACGCGGGAGGGCACCCTGGAGCTGGTGACCGCGCTGGCGCCGCCGCTGGTGGAGCGCGGCCTGGAAGCACGGCGGCTGCTGGAACAGATGGTCCCCCCGGGAGTTGCCAGTGGGGAAGGGGGGGCGGAGCTGGCCTGGACGGAGGCGGTCGTCCCCGCTGACGACGTGAGCGCGGTCCTGGAGCGGGCCCGCGCGGTCCTTCACACCCGGCTGTCCATTCCGACGTAG